The following proteins are encoded in a genomic region of Xanthomonas citri pv. mangiferaeindicae:
- a CDS encoding amino acid permease: MDASERRPAMADPAPPRATLRARDAFAITIGIVVGAGIFRTPSLVAGASSSEVMLLLAWVAGGALSIVGALCYAELATTYPQAGGDYAYLRRAFGPRMAFLFAWARMAVIQTGSIALLCFIVGDYLAQLFDLGAGASALVAAAAVIALSAINWVGTRQSAAVQTWLTIIEIAGVLVIVVAGLAFAPTGIAPVPGSGGDSAIGLVLVFVLLTYGGWNEAVYITAEVRDARRWMPRVLVLSLIAIAALYVLVNLAYLRVLGLGGMAEHNAVAAEVMGRVFGPSGAALMSAIVVAAALTSANATLITGARSVYAVGRDFPALGVIGRWDARSGAPRAAILVQGVLALALVVLGAFARDGFEVAVEYTAPVFWLFFLLVGIALFVLRRRDPDRPRPFRVPLYPALPLLFCATSAYLLYASLAYTGRGALVGVVVLAIGGLLLLRLRPSSIRPEETSP; encoded by the coding sequence ATGGACGCAAGCGAACGCCGGCCCGCGATGGCCGACCCTGCGCCCCCGCGTGCCACCTTGCGTGCGCGCGATGCGTTCGCGATCACGATCGGCATCGTCGTCGGCGCCGGCATCTTCCGCACGCCCTCGCTGGTGGCCGGCGCCTCCAGCAGCGAAGTGATGCTGCTGCTCGCCTGGGTCGCCGGCGGTGCGCTGTCGATCGTCGGTGCACTGTGCTACGCCGAACTGGCCACGACCTACCCACAGGCGGGCGGCGACTACGCCTACCTGCGCCGCGCCTTTGGGCCGCGCATGGCCTTCCTGTTCGCCTGGGCGCGGATGGCGGTGATCCAGACCGGATCGATCGCGTTGCTGTGCTTCATCGTCGGCGACTACCTGGCGCAGCTGTTCGATCTGGGCGCCGGCGCATCGGCGCTGGTTGCGGCGGCGGCGGTGATCGCGCTGTCGGCGATCAACTGGGTCGGTACGCGGCAGAGCGCGGCGGTGCAGACGTGGCTGACGATCATCGAGATCGCCGGCGTGCTGGTGATCGTCGTGGCGGGGCTGGCATTTGCACCGACCGGTATCGCGCCGGTGCCCGGCAGCGGCGGCGACAGCGCGATCGGTCTGGTGCTGGTGTTCGTGCTGCTGACCTATGGGGGCTGGAACGAGGCGGTCTACATCACCGCCGAAGTCCGCGACGCGCGCCGCTGGATGCCGCGCGTGCTGGTGCTCAGCCTGATCGCGATCGCCGCGCTGTACGTGCTGGTCAACCTGGCCTATCTGCGCGTACTCGGCCTGGGCGGTATGGCCGAGCACAACGCCGTCGCGGCCGAGGTGATGGGCCGGGTGTTCGGGCCGAGCGGTGCGGCCTTGATGAGCGCGATCGTGGTCGCCGCGGCACTGACCTCGGCCAACGCGACGCTGATCACCGGCGCGCGCAGCGTGTATGCGGTCGGGCGCGATTTTCCGGCACTGGGCGTCATCGGCCGCTGGGATGCGCGCAGCGGCGCGCCGCGTGCGGCGATCCTGGTCCAGGGCGTGCTGGCACTGGCCCTGGTGGTGCTGGGCGCCTTTGCGCGCGATGGCTTCGAGGTCGCGGTGGAATACACCGCGCCGGTGTTCTGGCTGTTCTTTCTGCTGGTGGGCATTGCGCTGTTCGTGTTGCGCCGGCGCGACCCCGACCGCCCGCGCCCGTTCCGGGTGCCGCTGTATCCCGCGCTGCCGTTGCTGTTCTGCGCGACCAGCGCCTACCTCCTGTACGCGAGCCTGGCCTACACCGGGCGCGGCGCGCTGGTCGGCGTGGTCGTGCTCGCCATCGGCGGGCTGCTGTTGCTTAGGCTTCGACCGTCGTCCATCCGCCCCGAGGAGACCTCGCCATGA
- a CDS encoding protease, with product MQTLDGKTIAILATDGFEQSELEKPLQALREAGARVDVVSPGDAKSIKGWDQKDWGRSVDVDVSLSKADPGRYDALVLPGGQINPDNLRKDADAVAFVRTFGQSGKPVAAICHGPWLLVESGLAKGHKVTSWASIKTDLVNAGADWQDAEVVVDGNLITSRKPDDIPAFNAAIVKAVAG from the coding sequence ATGCAGACCCTGGACGGCAAGACGATCGCCATTCTCGCCACCGACGGCTTCGAACAGTCGGAGCTCGAAAAACCCCTGCAGGCGTTGCGTGAGGCTGGCGCCCGCGTCGATGTCGTGTCGCCCGGCGATGCCAAGTCGATCAAGGGATGGGACCAGAAGGACTGGGGCCGCAGCGTCGATGTCGACGTATCGCTGTCCAAGGCCGATCCCGGCCGCTACGACGCGCTGGTGCTGCCCGGCGGGCAGATCAACCCCGACAACCTGCGCAAGGACGCCGACGCGGTCGCGTTCGTGCGCACCTTCGGCCAGAGCGGCAAGCCGGTCGCCGCGATCTGCCACGGCCCCTGGCTGCTGGTCGAGAGCGGTCTGGCGAAAGGCCACAAGGTCACGTCCTGGGCGTCGATCAAGACCGACCTGGTCAACGCCGGCGCGGACTGGCAGGACGCGGAGGTCGTCGTCGACGGCAACCTGATCACCAGCCGCAAGCCCGACGACATCCCGGCATTCAACGCCGCGATCGTCAAGGCGGTCGCAGGCTGA
- a CDS encoding helicase, whose amino-acid sequence MPATPAGTAPGTALATKLSAKYPGRITGSLLLPGQPGRYAPMPADVPEALARALRSRGIDRLYSHQAQAWAATQAGRHVVVATPTASGKSLCYTLPVLSAAITARSKALYLFPTKALAQDQVADLLELNAAGELGLRAATFDGDTPGDARQAIRINGDIVVSNPDMLHQAILPHHTKWAQFFENLRYVVIDEIHTYRGVFGSHVANVIRRLKRVCAFYGVTPQFILCSATIGNAREHGRALVEVDDAQLEAIDDGGAPRGDKHVLLWNPPVVNPDLGLRASARSQSNRIARLAIRSGLKTLVFCQTRLMVEVLTKYLKEVFDHDPRKPRRIRAYRGGYLPTERRAAEREMRAGSIDGIVSTSALELGVDIGSLDVVVLNGYPGSISATWQRFGRAGRRQQPSVGVLVASSEPMDQYVVRHPEFFAQANPEHARIEPDQPLILLDHIRCAAFELPFVDGDMFGPIAPLPWLEVLAESGVLHHEGDRWEWIADSYPAQAVNLRSVADGNFVVVDRTDGRQTIIAEVDYSAAALTLYEGAIHMIQSEPFQVERLDWEGRKAYVQRTHVDYYTDAIDYTKLKVLDDAEQADAGQGSAHLGEVHVVRRVSGYKKIRFHTHENIGYGPVNLPDQELHTSAVWWQLPQRALDAAFDARHEALDGFLGASYALHLVAQVAVMAESRDLQKAVGSGDGTWFATADQRGRGQLRDGEGAALDIAHIGRFAPTLYLYDNYPGGVGLSSPLFERRAELLAQAAALIGGCGCRAGCPACVGPILASEEDAERTPRQLAARVLDLLVAA is encoded by the coding sequence CTGCCCGCGACCCCGGCCGGTACCGCGCCCGGCACGGCGCTTGCGACCAAGTTGTCGGCCAAGTATCCCGGGCGTATCACCGGCAGCCTGTTACTGCCCGGCCAGCCGGGCCGCTACGCGCCGATGCCCGCCGACGTGCCCGAGGCGCTGGCGCGTGCGCTGCGCAGCCGCGGCATCGACCGGCTCTACAGCCATCAAGCCCAGGCCTGGGCCGCGACCCAGGCCGGCCGCCACGTCGTCGTCGCCACGCCGACCGCGTCGGGCAAGTCGCTGTGCTACACGCTGCCGGTGCTGTCGGCGGCGATCACCGCGCGCAGCAAGGCGCTGTATCTGTTCCCGACCAAGGCGCTGGCGCAGGATCAGGTCGCCGACCTGCTGGAACTCAATGCCGCCGGCGAACTCGGCCTGCGCGCGGCGACCTTCGACGGCGACACGCCCGGAGATGCGCGTCAGGCGATCCGCATCAATGGCGATATCGTGGTCAGCAATCCCGACATGCTGCACCAGGCGATCCTGCCGCATCACACCAAGTGGGCGCAGTTCTTCGAGAACCTGCGCTACGTGGTGATCGACGAGATCCATACCTACCGCGGCGTGTTCGGTTCGCACGTGGCCAATGTGATCCGCCGGCTCAAGCGGGTGTGCGCGTTCTACGGCGTGACCCCGCAGTTCATCCTGTGCTCGGCGACGATCGGCAATGCCCGCGAGCACGGGCGCGCGCTGGTCGAGGTCGACGACGCGCAGCTCGAGGCGATCGACGACGGCGGCGCGCCGCGCGGCGACAAGCACGTGCTGCTGTGGAACCCGCCGGTGGTGAACCCGGACCTGGGCCTGCGTGCGTCGGCGCGCTCGCAGTCCAACCGCATCGCGCGGCTGGCGATCCGCTCCGGCCTCAAGACGCTGGTGTTCTGCCAGACCCGGCTGATGGTCGAGGTGCTGACCAAATACCTCAAGGAAGTCTTCGACCACGACCCGCGCAAGCCGCGCCGTATCCGCGCCTACCGCGGCGGCTACCTGCCGACCGAACGCCGGGCGGCCGAGCGCGAGATGCGCGCGGGCAGCATCGACGGCATCGTCAGCACCTCGGCGCTGGAGCTGGGGGTCGATATCGGCAGCCTCGACGTGGTCGTGCTCAACGGCTATCCGGGCAGCATTTCGGCGACCTGGCAGCGCTTCGGTCGCGCCGGGCGCCGGCAGCAGCCCTCGGTCGGCGTGCTGGTCGCCAGTTCCGAGCCGATGGACCAGTACGTGGTGCGGCACCCCGAGTTCTTCGCGCAGGCCAATCCCGAGCACGCGCGCATCGAGCCCGACCAGCCGCTGATCCTGCTCGATCACATCCGCTGCGCCGCGTTCGAGCTGCCGTTCGTCGACGGCGACATGTTCGGCCCCATCGCGCCGCTGCCGTGGCTGGAGGTGCTGGCCGAGTCGGGCGTGCTGCACCACGAGGGCGACCGCTGGGAATGGATTGCCGACAGCTACCCGGCGCAGGCGGTGAACCTGCGCTCGGTCGCCGACGGCAACTTCGTCGTCGTCGACCGCACCGATGGCCGGCAGACGATCATCGCCGAGGTCGATTACTCGGCGGCCGCACTCACGCTCTACGAGGGCGCGATCCACATGATCCAGTCCGAGCCGTTCCAGGTCGAACGCCTGGACTGGGAGGGCCGCAAGGCCTATGTGCAGCGCACCCATGTCGATTACTACACCGACGCGATCGACTACACCAAGCTCAAGGTGCTCGACGACGCCGAACAGGCCGATGCCGGGCAGGGCAGCGCGCACCTGGGCGAGGTGCACGTGGTGCGGCGGGTGTCGGGCTACAAGAAGATCCGCTTCCACACCCACGAGAACATCGGCTACGGGCCGGTCAACCTGCCCGACCAGGAACTGCACACCAGCGCGGTGTGGTGGCAGTTGCCGCAGCGCGCGCTCGATGCTGCGTTCGACGCGCGTCACGAGGCGCTCGACGGCTTCCTTGGCGCTTCGTACGCGCTGCATCTGGTGGCCCAGGTCGCGGTGATGGCCGAGAGCCGCGATCTGCAGAAAGCCGTGGGCAGCGGCGACGGCACGTGGTTCGCGACCGCCGACCAGCGCGGGCGCGGGCAATTGCGCGACGGCGAGGGCGCGGCGCTCGACATCGCCCACATCGGCCGCTTCGCGCCGACGCTTTACCTCTACGACAACTACCCCGGCGGCGTCGGCCTGTCTTCGCCGTTGTTCGAGCGCCGCGCCGAGCTGCTGGCGCAGGCCGCGGCGCTGATCGGCGGCTGCGGCTGTCGCGCCGGCTGCCCGGCCTGCGTCGGGCCGATCCTCGCGTCCGAGGAGGACGCCGAGCGCACGCCGCGGCAACTGGCCGCGCGTGTGCTCGACCTGCTGGTGGCCGCATGA
- a CDS encoding RNA methyltransferase, with product MPTVTAQIGPDSPFAEGAPPPSREPDVIYVPTPEPVVDAMLNLAKVGPGDVLYDLGSGDGRIPIAAAQRFGVRAVGIDINPVRVREANANAEAAGVTNLVTFKEADLFQEDISEASVVTLYLLQSLNVKLRPKLLAELKPGTRIVSHAFDMADQWTPEATQEVDGTRIYLWTVPEH from the coding sequence GTGCCGACGGTCACCGCGCAGATCGGCCCGGACTCGCCGTTCGCCGAAGGTGCGCCGCCTCCGTCGCGCGAACCCGACGTGATCTATGTGCCGACGCCAGAGCCGGTGGTCGATGCGATGCTCAACCTGGCCAAGGTCGGCCCGGGCGATGTGCTCTACGACCTGGGCTCGGGCGATGGCCGCATCCCGATCGCGGCGGCGCAACGCTTCGGCGTGCGCGCAGTCGGCATCGACATCAACCCGGTGCGCGTGCGCGAGGCGAACGCCAATGCCGAGGCGGCCGGCGTCACCAACCTGGTCACGTTCAAGGAGGCCGATCTGTTCCAGGAGGACATCAGCGAGGCCAGCGTGGTTACGCTGTATCTGCTGCAGAGCCTCAACGTGAAACTGCGCCCCAAGCTGCTCGCCGAGCTCAAGCCCGGCACGCGGATCGTCAGCCACGCCTTCGACATGGCCGACCAGTGGACGCCCGAGGCCACCCAGGAGGTCGACGGCACGCGCATCTACCTGTGGACGGTGCCCGAGCATTGA
- a CDS encoding exonuclease, with translation MSALAKRLGLLRSQAGTVLPSVAPARPMAPALPPRAQWPRADAQRSPDLVAEQLRKLMKLRTPAMAPRPAAPVDRTLPGEEIAPGLRYLEQVAAWPHDDAELALHDIRHDTVQRGDLLAFDTETTGLAGGTGTRAFMIGAADFVDGRLRIRQLCITTLGAEREMLKVFASWLRRETVLVSYNGRCYDRPLLTTRYRLARMRDPLIDLRHVDLLHPVRRRYRGVWANCRLATVERELLGVLREDDLPGSEAPAAWLSYLRGGSADKLRRVGLHNAQDLRSLFGVLEAMRDR, from the coding sequence ATGAGCGCGCTGGCCAAGCGGCTGGGATTGCTGCGCAGCCAGGCCGGCACGGTGCTTCCGAGCGTCGCGCCGGCCCGGCCGATGGCGCCCGCGCTGCCGCCGCGCGCGCAGTGGCCACGCGCCGATGCGCAGCGTTCGCCGGATCTCGTGGCCGAGCAACTGCGCAAGCTGATGAAGCTGCGCACCCCGGCGATGGCGCCGCGCCCAGCCGCACCGGTCGATCGCACGCTGCCGGGCGAGGAGATCGCACCGGGCCTGCGCTATCTCGAGCAGGTCGCGGCCTGGCCGCACGACGATGCCGAACTGGCGTTGCATGACATCCGCCATGACACCGTGCAGCGCGGCGACCTGCTGGCGTTCGACACCGAGACTACCGGCCTGGCCGGCGGCACCGGCACGCGTGCCTTCATGATCGGCGCGGCGGACTTCGTCGACGGCCGGCTGCGCATCCGTCAGCTGTGTATCACCACGCTCGGCGCCGAGCGCGAGATGCTGAAGGTCTTCGCCAGTTGGCTGCGACGTGAGACCGTGCTGGTGAGCTACAACGGGCGCTGCTACGACCGTCCGCTGCTGACCACGCGCTACCGCCTGGCGCGGATGCGCGATCCATTGATCGACCTGCGTCACGTCGACCTGCTGCACCCGGTGCGGCGGCGCTATCGCGGCGTCTGGGCCAACTGCCGGCTGGCGACCGTCGAGCGCGAACTGCTCGGCGTGCTGCGCGAGGACGATCTGCCGGGCAGCGAGGCGCCGGCGGCATGGCTGAGCTATCTGCGCGGCGGCAGCGCCGACAAGTTGCGCCGTGTCGGCCTGCATAACGCGCAGGATCTGCGCAGTCTGTTCGGCGTGCTCGAGGCGATGCGCGACCGCTGA